The Oncorhynchus nerka isolate Pitt River linkage group LG9a, Oner_Uvic_2.0, whole genome shotgun sequence genome has a segment encoding these proteins:
- the adat1 gene encoding tRNA-specific adenosine deaminase 1 isoform X1, protein MWTADEISKLCYQRFSELPKRGKPEPGREWTLLAAVVKCSVSPNQEKVEEEVVSLGTGTKCIGRSAMSSKGDVLNDSHAEVIARRGCIRYLTEQLRLAVCGQGSTVFCQGEEMGKWKVQSGVSFLFFTSHTPCGDASIIPMMIERQSQPCPPIRSDEIIPNGTNEKAERVNLKRRAGRQTDGINKHPRLEEPEKSEDELQCGGSLVENLTDSPAQAPAESLRPEGENALTNVVLKQRDNVLTQQSLQDIHRTGAKCVPGGPEDPLQPGLGYHSTGLLRVKPGRGEPTLSLSCSDKLARWAVLGFQGALLSHYLQGAVYFSAIVVGRCPYSHQAMQRALITRCSEVTALPAGYTVQPPELLQSSLEFAHSQAQTEHNHQPGKGRVSPCGAAISWCAVSDQPLDVTANGYKHGVTKKALGTSKARSLICKVELFHSFLSLLAVTDKSHLPESLRGKELQTYWDYKQVAQSYQQASLQLRSQAFPLWLRSDRDLLQFH, encoded by the exons ATGTGGACCGCCGATGAGATTTCCAAACTGTGCTACCAGCGCTTCAGCGAGTTGCCCAAGAGAGGAAAGCCCGAGCCGGGCAGAGAGTGGACGCTTTTGGCCGCCGTAGTAAAGTGTTCAGTGTCCCCGAATCAAGAGAAAG TTGAGGAGGAGGTAGTGTCATTGGGAACTGGCACTAAGTGTATTGGGCGCTCAGCCATGAGCTCAAAGG GAGATGTGCTCAATGACAGCCATGCAGAAGTCATTGCCAGGAGGGGTTGCATTAG GTATCTGACTGAGCAGCTGCGATTGGCAGTATGTGGACAAGGcagcactgtgttctgtcagggagaggagatgggaaagTGGAAGGTGCAGTCAGGGGTGTCTTTCCTGTTCTTCACAAGTCACACACCAT GTGGAGATGCCTCCATCATTCCCATGATGATTGAGCGCCAATCCCAACCCTGCCCACCAATAAGGTCAGATGAGATCATCCCCAATGGAACCAATGAAAAAGCAGAAAGAGTGAACCTGAAACGCAGAGCGGGGAGACAGACTGATGGGATCAATAAACATCCTCGATTAGAAGAACCGGAGAAGTCAGAGGATGAGCTACAGTGTGGTGGGAGCCTGGTTGAAAATCTTACTGACAGCCCTGCACAGGCCCCTGCAGAGAGTCTAAGGCCGGAGGGGGAGAATGCGTTGACAAACGTGGTGTTAAAACAAAGGGACAATGTTTTGACACAACAGTCTCTACAGGACATACACCGGACAGGTGCTAAGTGTGTCCCTGGAGGACCAGAGGATCCCCTCCAGCCCGGGTTAGGGTACCACAGTACTGGGCTGCTGAGAGTGAAGCCTGGTAGGGGGGagcccactctgtctctctcctgcagTGACAAGCTGGCCAGGTGGGCAGTGCTAGGTTTCCAGGGTGCACTGCTCTCCCATTACCTACAGGGGGCAGTCTACTTCAGCGCAATAGTGGTGGGGAGATGTCCATACAGCCATCAGGCCATGCAGAGAGCTCTGATCACCAG GTGTTCTGAGGTGACAGCCCTGCCTGCTGGCTACACAGTGCAGCCTCCAGAGCTCCTGCAGTCCAGCCTGGAGTTTGCTCACAGCCAGGCACAGACTGAGCACAATCATCAGCCCGGCAAGGGCAGAGTCTCACCTTGTGGCGCAG CTATCAGCTGGTGCGCTGTGTCGGATCAGCCACTAGATGTCACAGCTAATGGCTATAAACATGGAGTGACCAAGAAGGCTCTGGGCACATCAAAAGCAAG GTCTCTTATTTGCAAAGTGGAACTATTTCATTCTTTCCTGTCACTGCTGGCTGTCACTGACAAGTCCCACCTCCCTGAATCTCTAAG
- the adat1 gene encoding tRNA-specific adenosine deaminase 1 isoform X2, with the protein MWTADEISKLCYQRFSELPKRGKPEPGREWTLLAAVVKCSVSPNQEKVEEEVVSLGTGTKCIGRSAMSSKGDVLNDSHAEVIARRGCIRYLTEQLRLAVCGQGSTVFCQGEEMGKWKVQSGVSFLFFTSHTPCGDASIIPMMIERQSQPCPPIRSDEIIPNGTNEKAERVNLKRRAGRQTDGINKHPRLEEPEKSEDELQCGGSLVENLTDSPAQAPAESLRPEGENALTNVVLKQRDNVLTQQSLQDIHRTGAKCVPGGPEDPLQPGLGYHSTGLLRVKPGRGEPTLSLSCSDKLARCSEVTALPAGYTVQPPELLQSSLEFAHSQAQTEHNHQPGKGRVSPCGAAISWCAVSDQPLDVTANGYKHGVTKKALGTSKARSLICKVELFHSFLSLLAVTDKSHLPESLRGKELQTYWDYKQVAQSYQQASLQLRSQAFPLWLRSDRDLLQFH; encoded by the exons ATGTGGACCGCCGATGAGATTTCCAAACTGTGCTACCAGCGCTTCAGCGAGTTGCCCAAGAGAGGAAAGCCCGAGCCGGGCAGAGAGTGGACGCTTTTGGCCGCCGTAGTAAAGTGTTCAGTGTCCCCGAATCAAGAGAAAG TTGAGGAGGAGGTAGTGTCATTGGGAACTGGCACTAAGTGTATTGGGCGCTCAGCCATGAGCTCAAAGG GAGATGTGCTCAATGACAGCCATGCAGAAGTCATTGCCAGGAGGGGTTGCATTAG GTATCTGACTGAGCAGCTGCGATTGGCAGTATGTGGACAAGGcagcactgtgttctgtcagggagaggagatgggaaagTGGAAGGTGCAGTCAGGGGTGTCTTTCCTGTTCTTCACAAGTCACACACCAT GTGGAGATGCCTCCATCATTCCCATGATGATTGAGCGCCAATCCCAACCCTGCCCACCAATAAGGTCAGATGAGATCATCCCCAATGGAACCAATGAAAAAGCAGAAAGAGTGAACCTGAAACGCAGAGCGGGGAGACAGACTGATGGGATCAATAAACATCCTCGATTAGAAGAACCGGAGAAGTCAGAGGATGAGCTACAGTGTGGTGGGAGCCTGGTTGAAAATCTTACTGACAGCCCTGCACAGGCCCCTGCAGAGAGTCTAAGGCCGGAGGGGGAGAATGCGTTGACAAACGTGGTGTTAAAACAAAGGGACAATGTTTTGACACAACAGTCTCTACAGGACATACACCGGACAGGTGCTAAGTGTGTCCCTGGAGGACCAGAGGATCCCCTCCAGCCCGGGTTAGGGTACCACAGTACTGGGCTGCTGAGAGTGAAGCCTGGTAGGGGGGagcccactctgtctctctcctgcagTGACAAGCTGGCCAG GTGTTCTGAGGTGACAGCCCTGCCTGCTGGCTACACAGTGCAGCCTCCAGAGCTCCTGCAGTCCAGCCTGGAGTTTGCTCACAGCCAGGCACAGACTGAGCACAATCATCAGCCCGGCAAGGGCAGAGTCTCACCTTGTGGCGCAG CTATCAGCTGGTGCGCTGTGTCGGATCAGCCACTAGATGTCACAGCTAATGGCTATAAACATGGAGTGACCAAGAAGGCTCTGGGCACATCAAAAGCAAG GTCTCTTATTTGCAAAGTGGAACTATTTCATTCTTTCCTGTCACTGCTGGCTGTCACTGACAAGTCCCACCTCCCTGAATCTCTAAG